A part of Chloroflexota bacterium genomic DNA contains:
- a CDS encoding DUF1385 domain-containing protein — protein sequence MKERMPSYGGQAVIEGVLMRGQSSIAMANRNPEGEIVVSQEPLTGIYMTNIRKIPFLRGLIILWDALGLGMRYLTDSANIQTGEDEKLEGPALYLTLAFSLLMGIGLFFLLPALISGLLEKVITTSHWIINLMEGLLRLIILIVYLWAIGKMPDIERVFMYHGAEHKTINAFEDNANLTPEVVKTYSLEHPRCGTSFILTLVLLSIIVFSLFGPLPLHWRLLTRVLMIPVLAGIAYEYIRWMANHLESPFVKVLIKPNLALQQLTTREPTEEMLEVSITAFETMYAMEQAEKEDFPVV from the coding sequence GTGAAAGAAAGAATGCCCTCTTATGGCGGCCAGGCAGTGATTGAAGGCGTGTTAATGCGCGGTCAATCCTCCATTGCAATGGCGAACCGCAACCCTGAAGGCGAAATCGTCGTCAGTCAGGAACCCCTGACCGGTATCTATATGACCAATATCCGAAAAATCCCTTTCCTCAGAGGCCTCATCATTTTATGGGATGCCTTGGGTTTGGGGATGCGGTATCTAACTGATTCAGCAAATATCCAAACCGGCGAGGATGAGAAACTGGAAGGCCCTGCGCTTTACCTGACTCTCGCTTTCTCTCTGTTAATGGGGATTGGTTTGTTCTTTCTCCTTCCAGCCCTAATATCGGGGCTATTAGAAAAGGTCATTACAACCAGCCACTGGATAATCAACCTGATGGAAGGCCTCCTGCGTTTGATCATCCTGATAGTCTATTTATGGGCTATCGGAAAGATGCCCGATATTGAGCGGGTTTTCATGTATCACGGTGCTGAGCACAAAACCATCAATGCGTTTGAGGATAACGCTAATTTAACCCCCGAGGTTGTCAAAACTTACTCTCTCGAGCATCCTCGGTGCGGTACTTCCTTTATCCTAACCCTGGTGCTGCTCTCGATCATTGTTTTCTCTCTCTTCGGGCCGCTTCCTTTACATTGGCGGTTGCTCACCCGCGTCCTGATGATCCCTGTGCTGGCGGGTATTGCCTATGAATACATTCGCTGGATGGCAAATCACCTGGAATCGCCCTTCGTGAAAGTGCTCATCAAGCCCAACCTGGCGCTGCAGCAATTGACCACCCGCGAGCCCACCGAAGAAATGCTGGAAGTCTCAATCACCGCTTTTGAAACCATGTATGCTATGGAACAGGCAGAGAAAGAAGATTTTCCGGTCGTTTAA
- a CDS encoding dipeptidase, translated as MTSNNISEAIAYYQSHYDDLFSQFKTLLSIPSISASEEAKGDILKAANFIVDKLKSIGLNNVKAYETPRHPLIYADYLVDPEKPTVLIYGHYDVQPPDPLDEWKTPPFEPTIRDDYLFARGASDMKGQIWANISALESILKTSDLAVNIKILFEGEEEIGSPSLDPFLEEYKDMLKCDLVLNTDADMLAPDQPTIIYALRGLAYFELRIYGPNADLHSGIFGGVVDNPANVLAKLIAGMHDENGTVTLPGFYDKVRKISPQESDELSRIGMDDEFFKKITGVPALGGEQAFPPVERIGARPTLDVNGLYAGYIEPGAKTIIPAYAMAKISTRLVPDQDPKDVEKGLTAYLEAHVPNTVKWELISMSGAPAYITDEAPGVDLFMQALEETWHVKPIKKREGGSIPVATSMKNILGVDSILTGFGLPDDQIHSPNERLHLPTHKKGVQALIRFYLSF; from the coding sequence ATGACATCAAACAATATCTCTGAGGCAATCGCCTACTATCAATCCCATTATGACGATCTGTTCAGCCAGTTTAAAACGCTCCTGAGTATCCCATCCATTTCAGCTTCCGAAGAAGCCAAGGGTGATATTCTAAAGGCTGCGAATTTCATCGTTGATAAACTCAAATCCATTGGCTTGAATAACGTCAAAGCTTATGAAACCCCTCGCCATCCCCTGATTTATGCGGATTATCTGGTAGATCCGGAAAAGCCCACCGTTTTGATCTATGGGCATTATGACGTCCAGCCACCTGACCCCTTGGATGAATGGAAAACGCCTCCCTTTGAGCCTACCATCCGAGACGATTACCTCTTTGCCCGCGGCGCCTCTGATATGAAAGGGCAAATTTGGGCCAATATTTCAGCCCTCGAATCCATCCTCAAGACCAGCGATCTTGCCGTCAATATCAAGATCTTGTTTGAGGGTGAAGAAGAGATTGGTTCCCCCAGCCTCGATCCATTCCTTGAAGAATATAAAGACATGCTCAAATGTGATCTTGTCTTGAATACGGATGCCGACATGCTGGCGCCCGATCAACCGACAATCATTTACGCCCTGCGCGGCCTGGCCTATTTTGAATTACGGATTTACGGTCCCAATGCAGACCTTCACTCCGGCATTTTCGGCGGAGTCGTTGATAACCCCGCCAATGTTCTGGCAAAACTTATTGCAGGCATGCACGATGAAAACGGAACCGTTACCCTGCCCGGTTTCTATGATAAGGTCCGCAAGATCAGCCCCCAAGAAAGCGATGAGCTCTCCCGCATCGGCATGGACGATGAATTCTTCAAAAAGATCACCGGCGTCCCTGCTCTGGGTGGCGAGCAAGCCTTCCCACCAGTTGAGCGGATCGGTGCCAGGCCGACTCTGGATGTGAACGGTCTCTATGCCGGCTATATTGAGCCCGGTGCCAAGACCATCATTCCCGCCTACGCAATGGCCAAAATCTCTACCCGACTCGTACCGGATCAGGACCCGAAGGACGTTGAAAAAGGCCTGACAGCGTACCTCGAAGCCCATGTGCCGAATACCGTGAAATGGGAATTGATTTCAATGTCCGGTGCGCCCGCCTATATTACAGATGAGGCCCCCGGGGTTGATCTCTTCATGCAAGCCTTGGAAGAGACCTGGCATGTCAAGCCGATTAAGAAACGTGAGGGTGGCTCCATTCCCGTAGCGACCTCTATGAAGAATATCCTCGGCGTCGACTCCATCCTGACCGGCTTCGGCTTGCCCGACGATCAAATCCATTCGCCGAATGAGCGACTCCACCTGCCAACCCACAAAAAAGGCGTGCAGGCTCTGATCCGTTTCTATTTGAGCTTCTAA
- the trxB gene encoding thioredoxin-disulfide reductase: MANEKEIVQRDLIILGSGPAGLSAAIYAARAHLHPLVLTGMSLHGQAATTDTIENYPGFPEGVGGSELGMLFQTQAERFGAEIIMDHATSVDLKQRPIKIESYGKEYQCESLIITTGADPRKLGIPGEKEFTGKGVSYCGTCDGWFFKDKDIVVVGGGDSALEEGLFLTRFANSVTIIHRRDELRAGAILRKRAMEHPKIKFVWDSVVTEIMGVDAVNAVKLKNVKTEEETIHNTDGIFIFIGHIPNSMLFKGQIDMDKAGYIITNGVMETSVPGVYAAGEITDSHFRQVITSAGMGAAAAIQATHFLENLEAG; the protein is encoded by the coding sequence ATGGCAAATGAAAAAGAGATTGTGCAACGAGATCTGATCATCTTAGGATCGGGACCGGCCGGTCTTTCTGCGGCAATTTATGCTGCCAGGGCGCATCTGCACCCACTGGTTCTCACTGGAATGTCCCTGCATGGTCAGGCGGCAACCACGGATACGATTGAAAACTATCCTGGTTTTCCTGAAGGTGTGGGTGGCTCTGAGTTAGGTATGCTTTTCCAGACTCAGGCTGAGCGGTTTGGCGCCGAGATCATTATGGATCATGCGACATCCGTTGACTTGAAACAACGACCCATCAAAATTGAATCCTATGGGAAAGAATATCAGTGCGAGAGTTTGATCATCACCACCGGTGCAGACCCAAGGAAACTTGGAATCCCTGGGGAAAAGGAATTCACCGGTAAGGGCGTCTCCTACTGCGGGACTTGCGATGGATGGTTCTTTAAGGATAAGGATATTGTTGTGGTTGGCGGCGGCGACAGCGCTTTGGAAGAAGGTCTGTTCCTGACACGCTTTGCCAACAGCGTCACGATCATTCACCGGCGAGATGAACTCCGCGCTGGAGCCATCCTGCGCAAACGGGCAATGGAACATCCCAAGATCAAATTCGTTTGGGATAGCGTTGTGACGGAAATCATGGGTGTCGACGCTGTGAATGCCGTCAAGCTGAAAAACGTCAAGACTGAGGAAGAAACGATCCATAATACGGACGGTATCTTCATATTCATTGGTCATATCCCCAATTCAATGCTATTTAAAGGGCAAATTGATATGGATAAGGCCGGTTATATCATCACTAATGGTGTGATGGAAACGTCGGTGCCAGGTGTTTATGCTGCCGGCGAGATCACTGATTCTCATTTCCGCCAGGTAATCACCTCTGCAGGTATGGGCGCTGCGGCAGCCATTCAGGCCACACATTTCCTGGAAAACCTGGAAGCTGGATAA
- a CDS encoding LysM peptidoglycan-binding domain-containing protein, translated as MSQETNNTKTKLCPVCGTRLNESATRCLVCGTELDAKADLKKSSGVKAKRLPEITLSLPAALGLLALFITLGAVVVFLILSGSAQDGNPETVEAMGTATVSPTVSLTPTVTQTATMEPTWTPLPTLSYVVKANETCSDIAFAFGISVQSIILENNLTSDCILYENQQLNIPQPTPTASPQPTATLSDVEKTESACGTVEYTVQANDTLSTIADYYDVSMTSIKEYNGMTSDTVFEGMPLTIPLCERVPTQGPTPTPTTPPPYPGPNLLLPADGASFVGSTSITLQWAAVGELLGDEAYAITIVDLTSDNRETITDFVTDTSYILPQSMMPTDGIPHIYRWSVYIARQVGGGATEADNWVSAGNLSDQRVFGWFSTSSSVPATVTPTP; from the coding sequence ATGAGCCAAGAAACGAATAACACCAAAACGAAACTATGTCCCGTTTGTGGAACGCGCTTGAATGAGTCCGCAACCAGGTGCCTTGTCTGTGGTACAGAATTGGATGCCAAAGCAGATCTCAAGAAAAGCAGCGGCGTCAAGGCCAAAAGGCTACCTGAAATCACACTCAGCCTGCCTGCAGCGCTGGGACTTCTGGCACTATTCATTACCCTTGGTGCCGTCGTTGTCTTCCTGATCCTCAGTGGGTCAGCTCAAGATGGCAATCCGGAAACAGTTGAAGCAATGGGCACGGCAACAGTCAGCCCCACGGTCTCACTTACCCCAACAGTTACCCAAACGGCAACCATGGAACCGACCTGGACGCCTTTACCCACCCTAAGCTATGTCGTTAAAGCGAACGAAACCTGTTCTGATATTGCTTTCGCCTTCGGTATCTCAGTCCAGAGCATCATCCTTGAAAACAACCTAACTTCTGACTGTATCCTCTATGAGAATCAGCAGCTAAACATCCCTCAGCCTACCCCTACTGCTTCACCGCAGCCCACAGCAACCCTGAGCGATGTTGAAAAGACCGAATCAGCGTGTGGCACCGTGGAATATACTGTACAAGCGAACGACACACTTAGCACGATCGCTGATTACTATGATGTGAGCATGACCTCCATTAAGGAATACAATGGCATGACGAGTGACACGGTCTTTGAAGGTATGCCACTGACCATTCCGCTTTGTGAGCGAGTACCCACTCAGGGCCCCACCCCGACCCCAACGACTCCCCCGCCTTATCCCGGCCCCAATTTGTTGCTCCCTGCGGATGGCGCTTCGTTTGTTGGATCAACGTCTATCACCCTCCAGTGGGCAGCGGTCGGCGAATTATTAGGTGATGAAGCTTATGCAATCACCATCGTTGATCTGACCAGTGACAACCGCGAGACCATCACAGATTTCGTCACGGATACTTCCTACATCCTCCCGCAATCCATGATGCCGACGGATGGCATCCCCCATATCTACCGCTGGTCCGTTTACATCGCAAGACAGGTTGGTGGTGGTGCAACAGAAGCTGACAACTGGGTCTCTGCAGGTAATCTAAGTGACCAACGGGTATTTGGCTGGTTCAGTACAAGCAGTTCCGTTCCCGCAACCGTCACACCAACACCCTAA
- the hemW gene encoding radical SAM family heme chaperone HemW, whose product MNTSLYIHIPFCKHRCHYCDFITTAGRERDLPGYADALDKELRIATNCSSKIKLHSIYFGGGTPSLVSLKNFENILRAIRASYELTEDCEISLEANPGTINPAYLHGLRSLGFNRLSLGVQSTDSFDLKRLDRIHNIQDVINSVTDARRAGFDNINLDLIFGLPWQDLESWRNSLQRAIYLSPEHFSLYSLIIEEGTALYRWHQKGLIEPQDQDLQADMYELAMDMLSAAGYEHYEISNWAKVDANRDYRCRHNLQYWLNDPYIGAGAGAQGYFEHQRLVNTPRLADYLLRMNSNEFNDFTFPDTPAIISSEFVDLETRMNDELMLGLRLIEQGVNSSEFYKRYQVPLEDKFSTEIERFLDLGLLEWAGDGDDKRIRLTHHGIMVANQVFMAFV is encoded by the coding sequence ATGAATACCAGCCTATATATTCATATTCCATTCTGCAAACATCGCTGTCATTATTGTGATTTTATCACAACTGCCGGGCGCGAGCGTGATCTGCCGGGTTATGCGGATGCGCTAGACAAAGAACTTCGTATAGCCACTAATTGCTCTTCAAAAATCAAACTTCATTCCATTTACTTTGGTGGAGGGACACCTTCTCTGGTATCGCTTAAGAATTTTGAAAATATCCTTAGAGCAATAAGGGCAAGCTATGAGCTAACGGAGGATTGCGAGATTAGCCTGGAGGCGAACCCAGGGACGATTAACCCAGCTTACTTGCATGGCCTTCGCTCACTTGGGTTCAATCGGCTTAGTTTGGGGGTGCAATCCACGGATTCATTTGACCTAAAGAGGCTGGACCGCATTCACAATATTCAGGATGTGATCAACTCAGTAACAGATGCGAGAAGGGCGGGGTTTGATAACATCAACTTGGACCTGATCTTTGGATTACCCTGGCAGGACCTGGAGAGCTGGCGAAATTCCTTACAAAGGGCGATTTACCTCTCACCGGAGCATTTCTCGCTCTATTCTCTCATCATAGAAGAGGGGACTGCTCTCTATCGTTGGCATCAAAAAGGCCTGATTGAACCCCAGGATCAGGACCTTCAGGCAGATATGTATGAACTGGCGATGGATATGCTGTCCGCCGCCGGATATGAACATTATGAAATCTCAAACTGGGCAAAGGTGGATGCCAACAGAGATTATCGCTGCCGGCACAATTTGCAGTATTGGTTGAACGATCCCTATATTGGCGCTGGAGCAGGGGCGCAGGGGTATTTTGAACATCAGCGCCTGGTCAATACACCCAGACTGGCGGATTATCTGTTAAGAATGAATTCAAATGAATTTAATGATTTCACTTTCCCTGACACACCAGCAATCATTTCCAGTGAATTTGTTGATCTTGAAACTCGGATGAATGATGAGTTGATGTTGGGATTGCGTTTGATAGAACAAGGTGTTAATTCCAGCGAATTCTATAAGCGTTATCAGGTGCCGCTGGAAGATAAATTCAGCACAGAAATCGAACGATTTCTGGACCTGGGTTTATTGGAATGGGCAGGTGATGGGGATGATAAACGGATCCGGTTGACGCACCATGGAATCATGGTCGCCAATCAGGTCTTTATGGCATTTGTCTGA
- a CDS encoding L,D-transpeptidase has product MTNKTYSRRDFLKLGALSLSSLAFSPLTKTDEPTQRRLMRVGSENVAIRYLPSDDSAIFYQRYLDDLINVYSTVESPDGPEWNPIWYKVWGGYVHSGHLVEVENILNNVVTSIHADGQLGEVTVPYTRAYRYTSYGWTELSRLYYQSVHWIMDIITGPDGMPWYELEDELTRLRFAIPAEHMRIIPDYELDPIHPEIPAGQKRIEVSLSRQELTAFEGSSIVLQTKISSGLLTPEMATPAGDFHIQSKYASKHMGDGHITSNIHAYELMGVPWCCFFVLESGVATHGTYWHDNFGIQMSHGCVNMRNSDAKWLFRWAEPAFDPHLFTRTMGYGTPISVV; this is encoded by the coding sequence ATGACCAACAAGACCTATTCGCGCAGGGATTTTCTCAAATTAGGCGCGCTTAGCCTGTCCTCCCTGGCATTTTCCCCACTAACAAAAACCGATGAACCCACCCAGCGTCGTTTGATGCGGGTGGGCTCTGAAAACGTGGCTATTCGTTATCTGCCATCCGATGACAGCGCAATTTTCTATCAACGCTATCTCGATGACCTGATCAATGTCTATAGCACAGTCGAGTCACCGGACGGCCCTGAATGGAACCCCATCTGGTACAAAGTCTGGGGAGGATATGTTCACAGCGGTCACCTGGTCGAGGTTGAAAATATTCTTAACAATGTTGTAACCAGCATCCATGCAGATGGTCAGCTTGGTGAAGTCACGGTTCCGTACACCCGGGCCTATCGGTATACCTCCTATGGCTGGACGGAACTCTCCCGGCTCTATTACCAATCCGTCCACTGGATCATGGACATCATCACCGGGCCGGATGGCATGCCCTGGTATGAGCTCGAAGATGAGCTAACCCGGCTGCGTTTCGCTATACCTGCTGAACACATGCGCATCATCCCGGATTATGAGCTGGACCCCATTCATCCTGAAATTCCCGCCGGTCAAAAACGAATTGAAGTGTCTCTCTCTCGTCAGGAACTGACCGCTTTTGAGGGCAGCAGTATCGTTCTTCAGACCAAGATTTCCAGCGGCCTGCTCACGCCTGAAATGGCGACCCCGGCTGGTGATTTCCACATCCAATCCAAATATGCCTCCAAACACATGGGAGACGGGCATATCACATCCAACATCCATGCCTATGAATTGATGGGCGTGCCCTGGTGCTGTTTCTTTGTCCTGGAATCCGGTGTCGCCACCCACGGCACCTACTGGCATGACAATTTTGGCATCCAAATGAGCCACGGCTGTGTCAATATGCGTAATTCTGATGCAAAATGGCTTTTCCGCTGGGCGGAACCCGCCTTTGACCCCCATCTCTTCACCCGCACGATGGGGTATGGCACCCCAATTTCTGTTGTCTAG
- a CDS encoding HAD family hydrolase, producing the protein MKNFIIDMDGVLVQGKQIIPGADEFITRLRKQKRKFLLLTNNPMYTPRDLAHRLQAIDIQIEENQIFSSALATAAFLHQQRPDGKAFVLGESGLTEAIHDIGYIITDVEPDYVVLGETLAYDFQMIKKAIRLIHDSGARFIATNPDASGPSEGGLVPACGAMAALIEKASGVSPFFVGKPNALMMRTALNYLNVHSENTIMIGDRMDTDVVAGVTSGMETILVLSGSTKEEDIDKYPYLPTFIRKSVAEIMPEEFDD; encoded by the coding sequence ATGAAGAATTTTATAATTGATATGGACGGAGTCCTCGTTCAGGGCAAGCAGATTATCCCTGGTGCGGATGAATTTATTACGCGGCTGCGGAAACAGAAACGAAAATTCCTTTTGCTGACCAATAACCCGATGTATACACCTCGGGACCTTGCTCACCGCCTTCAGGCGATTGACATTCAAATCGAAGAGAACCAAATCTTCTCCTCAGCCCTTGCTACGGCGGCATTCCTGCACCAGCAGCGCCCCGATGGCAAAGCCTTTGTCCTCGGAGAAAGCGGCCTGACCGAAGCGATCCATGATATTGGCTACATCATCACCGATGTGGAACCCGATTATGTCGTCTTAGGTGAAACTCTGGCCTATGACTTCCAGATGATCAAGAAAGCCATCCGGTTAATCCACGATTCCGGCGCCCGGTTCATTGCCACAAATCCTGATGCTTCCGGACCCAGCGAGGGCGGTTTAGTGCCCGCCTGCGGTGCGATGGCTGCCTTGATTGAAAAAGCCAGCGGTGTTTCTCCCTTCTTCGTCGGCAAACCCAATGCCCTGATGATGCGCACTGCTCTAAATTACCTGAACGTCCATTCAGAAAATACAATCATGATTGGCGACCGGATGGATACGGATGTTGTGGCTGGTGTCACCAGCGGTATGGAGACAATCCTCGTACTCAGCGGCTCCACCAAGGAAGAAGATATTGATAAATATCCCTACCTTCCGACTTTCATCCGAAAATCCGTTGCGGAGATCATGCCCGAAGAATTTGACGATTGA
- a CDS encoding metallophosphoesterase yields MRKNKVKTLKIQPKDFSGRAYFPGTEDHPFHTINSLDKYTSVLPAFLYPLIFAGLLYLFTGDWVRSLIYFGFILTDLLILTLLPRLRVSFGPPTLPMIFLAIFRFPFMLLGLPHAIVFQALGALMVIYGFIIEPQRPKVERYSITKCQNGKPGVIKIVHISDLHMEYLTRNDERVIRTINNLGPDLILFTGDFFNLSNQHDEQTNRDIVHFFNHLPPSSKIFAVTGSPAVDTGESLDWILPQMNIHLLKNELNTLDFQGNSINIYGLTCSHRPGEDSLRLQTLLQDSPPGGDVNILLYHSPDLAPEISGFNLDLQLSGHTHGGQIQFPFIGPIFAASLYGLAFTNGHYLVNDKLNLIVSRGLGLEGSAAPRVRFFSPPEIGLITLEFLPDNVQ; encoded by the coding sequence ATGCGAAAGAATAAGGTAAAGACCCTCAAAATCCAGCCCAAAGATTTTTCCGGCAGAGCTTATTTCCCTGGCACGGAAGACCATCCCTTCCACACCATCAATTCCCTTGATAAATACACTTCAGTCCTCCCAGCCTTCCTGTATCCCCTGATATTTGCAGGGTTACTTTATTTATTTACCGGCGACTGGGTTCGCTCGCTAATTTATTTTGGTTTTATTCTCACAGATTTACTCATTCTCACCCTGCTCCCCAGGTTGAGGGTTTCATTTGGGCCGCCCACCCTGCCAATGATCTTTTTAGCCATCTTCAGGTTCCCCTTTATGCTTCTGGGATTGCCCCATGCCATTGTTTTTCAAGCCTTAGGCGCCCTGATGGTCATCTATGGATTCATTATCGAGCCACAAAGGCCAAAAGTTGAGCGATATAGTATCACCAAGTGTCAAAATGGTAAACCTGGGGTGATCAAGATCGTACATATCAGTGACCTACATATGGAATATCTCACGCGAAATGATGAACGAGTGATTAGGACGATCAACAATCTTGGACCGGACCTGATTCTCTTCACGGGCGACTTTTTTAACCTTTCCAACCAACACGACGAACAAACCAATCGCGATATTGTCCATTTCTTCAACCATCTCCCGCCATCCAGTAAGATTTTTGCCGTAACAGGCAGTCCGGCTGTGGACACCGGTGAGAGTCTCGATTGGATCCTGCCCCAAATGAACATTCACCTGCTGAAGAACGAATTGAATACTCTGGATTTCCAAGGCAACAGCATCAATATTTACGGCCTGACTTGCAGTCACCGGCCTGGTGAGGACAGTCTGAGGCTCCAAACCCTACTGCAAGATTCACCCCCAGGTGGCGATGTCAATATTCTGCTCTACCATTCTCCTGATCTGGCGCCGGAAATCTCTGGCTTTAACCTGGATCTCCAACTCTCGGGGCATACCCACGGCGGTCAAATCCAATTCCCATTCATCGGGCCTATTTTTGCCGCCTCCCTCTATGGGCTGGCATTCACAAATGGTCATTACCTGGTGAACGATAAACTGAACCTGATCGTTTCCCGCGGACTGGGATTGGAAGGCTCAGCTGCCCCGAGGGTCAGATTTTTTAGCCCACCTGAAATTGGCCTCATTACTTTGGAATTTCTTCCAGATAATGTACAATAA
- a CDS encoding acetate--CoA ligase family protein, with protein sequence MTGLLRPKGIAIVGASDTPGKIGHTVVKNLIEGGYEDGIYPVNPKADEILGLKVYKSVLDIPGRVDAAAITVPAKFVYNVVKECGEKGVKGLIIITSGFGEVGETKLEQDIVDLAHEYGMRILGPNVVGTLSNSDKLNASFAPFLPLKGSASLVSQSGALLIAMDAITYTRRIGFDKLISIGNMSDLNFADMINYLDEDDNTKCITFYIEGLKDGHRFIEESRKATKPIVVLKSGVSEHGAAAAASHTGSLAGASKVYTAAFQQAGVIQSTDLNDLFDCTLSLSLQPPMKGDNLLIITNGGGVGVLATDSAETAGVPLKFAPKDVQEELKLHMPAFGSAKNPVDLTGMAGNDWYHDTVNFAFGHKWVDALVVLYCETAMTNPMEIAKSIHKAISETGIKDKPVTVSFVGGERCEEAMQWLVENNIPAYDAPDLAVKAMGTLRDYARLQEVKSVKPYENKKADTKTAREIIAAVRADGRTALTEIESKRIFSSYGLPVVSTELATTEDEAVKLAESNGYPVVLKIVSPDILHKSDAGGVKVNIKDEAGARAAYQEILKNAKAYKADANVHGIAVQHMAPWATEIIIGSINDATFGPTVMFGLGGIFVEVLKDVTFRVAPISESEAETMLNEIRSAPILDGVRGESARDKAALADVLAKYAFMVSDLADEVKESDANPVLVYEKGDGVKVVDARIILKDK encoded by the coding sequence ATTACCGGTCTTCTCAGACCAAAAGGTATAGCAATTGTTGGTGCTTCAGACACACCAGGAAAAATTGGGCATACAGTAGTCAAGAATCTCATCGAAGGTGGTTATGAGGACGGGATTTACCCGGTCAACCCCAAAGCCGATGAAATTCTTGGTTTAAAGGTCTATAAATCTGTACTGGATATCCCCGGTCGTGTTGATGCCGCTGCTATCACTGTCCCAGCCAAATTTGTCTACAACGTCGTTAAAGAATGCGGCGAAAAAGGCGTCAAGGGTTTGATCATCATCACCTCTGGCTTCGGCGAGGTTGGTGAAACCAAACTTGAGCAAGACATCGTGGATTTAGCCCATGAGTATGGTATGCGGATCCTCGGCCCGAACGTCGTGGGTACCCTTTCCAACTCAGATAAATTGAATGCATCATTTGCACCCTTCCTTCCTCTTAAAGGTTCAGCTTCATTGGTTTCCCAGTCCGGCGCTCTGCTGATCGCCATGGATGCCATTACCTACACCCGCAGGATCGGCTTCGACAAATTGATCTCCATCGGCAACATGTCCGATCTCAACTTTGCCGACATGATCAACTACCTTGACGAAGATGACAACACCAAATGCATCACCTTCTACATCGAAGGTCTCAAGGACGGTCATCGGTTCATCGAGGAAAGTCGAAAAGCTACCAAACCGATCGTCGTACTCAAATCTGGTGTTTCCGAACATGGCGCGGCTGCTGCCGCTTCCCACACCGGCTCATTGGCTGGTGCCAGCAAGGTTTATACCGCCGCTTTCCAGCAGGCCGGTGTGATCCAGTCAACCGATCTCAACGATCTCTTTGACTGCACCCTTTCCTTATCCCTGCAGCCCCCAATGAAGGGCGACAATCTCCTGATCATCACCAATGGTGGTGGTGTTGGCGTGCTCGCAACCGACTCAGCCGAAACCGCTGGTGTCCCTTTGAAATTCGCTCCCAAGGATGTGCAGGAAGAGCTCAAGCTCCACATGCCCGCTTTTGGATCCGCCAAGAACCCTGTTGACCTGACCGGTATGGCTGGCAACGATTGGTACCATGACACTGTCAATTTCGCTTTCGGTCACAAATGGGTTGATGCCCTGGTTGTCCTCTACTGTGAAACAGCCATGACCAACCCGATGGAAATCGCCAAGAGCATTCATAAAGCAATCTCAGAGACCGGCATCAAAGATAAACCTGTCACGGTTTCCTTCGTCGGTGGTGAACGCTGTGAAGAAGCTATGCAATGGCTGGTTGAGAACAATATCCCCGCCTATGATGCCCCCGATCTCGCTGTCAAGGCGATGGGCACCCTGCGTGACTACGCTCGCTTGCAGGAAGTCAAGAGCGTGAAACCCTACGAAAACAAGAAAGCGGACACCAAAACTGCCCGTGAGATTATCGCAGCCGTTCGTGCAGATGGTCGTACAGCCCTCACTGAGATTGAATCAAAACGCATCTTCTCATCCTACGGTCTGCCGGTCGTTTCAACCGAACTGGCCACAACCGAAGATGAAGCTGTGAAACTCGCAGAATCCAATGGTTATCCCGTTGTTCTAAAGATAGTCTCCCCTGACATCCTCCACAAATCGGATGCCGGTGGCGTGAAAGTGAACATCAAAGACGAAGCTGGCGCTCGTGCAGCCTATCAGGAAATCCTGAAGAACGCCAAAGCCTACAAAGCTGACGCTAACGTTCACGGTATTGCTGTTCAGCACATGGCTCCCTGGGCAACCGAGATCATCATCGGCTCAATCAATGACGCCACCTTTGGCCCCACCGTCATGTTCGGCTTGGGTGGTATCTTTGTGGAAGTTCTCAAAGATGTGACCTTCCGGGTTGCTCCCATTTCGGAATCCGAAGCAGAAACCATGCTCAACGAAATTCGCAGCGCTCCCATTCTGGATGGTGTGCGCGGTGAATCAGCCCGTGACAAAGCCGCTTTGGCCGATGTCCTGGCTAAATACGCTTTCATGGTTTCCGACCTGGCCGACGAGGTCAAGGAATCGGACGCCAACCCTGTTCTGGTCTACGAAAAGGGCGATGGCGTGAAAGTTGTTGATGCTCGCATCATCTTAAAAGACAAATAA